From the genome of Tripterygium wilfordii isolate XIE 37 chromosome 6, ASM1340144v1, whole genome shotgun sequence:
AGCAATGAGCAATGTAATGTCATTGTTCTGCTCTTGCGTACCAACGGGAACTTCTTTTCTGCCTTGCTTCTTGCAGTCGTTttgaaaaatactaaaatagtatcaattttaatattttgtggGTATTTAAAGTATTTTTGGAAAATATTGTCTTGTCTTTATTTCTCTCTAATATCTTTTGCACACAAAAACCTTTAAGAATTGGGGGTTGCATAGGATCTTGTTAACTCTATttttatcacaaaaaaaaacatcaatttAAGTCTTAACAATTACATTCAAATATGCTGATTCGCTCAACGATTCTATAAAattacatagatacttacacaTATTACGGGCAACTCGTAAGACATCTTAATTTTTCTGTCAAGAAATATATAGAATCATCATTGCTTAACTTTCCGTTCGCCTCCAACCATCAAATGAAATGTGACTAACCCGTCGTCCTCCTTTCTCTTTGAAACAAGGGGATACGTCTAGATCATTGAACATTCTgggaaaaataatttataattttaactCCAACCCAATTATAGCATTCTGGGAAAAATTCATTCGCTGGATCATTGAAAAGACTGACAAACTTTCAAATTCTGGGCATGAAATCAACCCTCAAATATAATCAATGAATTGTGTATGGATGATAAATCATCCTAACAACCATCACATCTTTGCTACAAACTAAGGAACCATCCTCATCAACTATTTATGGGCTCACCATCTTTTGAATTCTCTCCAAGAACTCCATCACCATTGGCAAACTCTTCTCATctgagaaaaaacaaaaaccctcagaattcagggaaaaaaaaacatttacaatcaATAAACTCATTAAACAATGAAACATCAATGCTTAAATTACCAATTCTGGGAATTGTGTGTCCTTTAGGATGATGAATCACTACAGGGTCTACACATGATTCCAGTAATTCCTTCCCATATTGCTTCAGAAAGTCATGCTCTCCTACACCAACCAGGTAGGATAGCATTTCATTAATGAACATTGCATTTTAAACACCCTGTTTAAAGAATGAAGAATGATTTGGGTGATAGCTTAGTTGGTAAATTTGTCTTGAGTTCAATTTCCATTATAAACAATATCATTTGTGGCCCCGCGCTGGACTTTAGCTCAACTTACCATGTCATTAGGAAACTTCTGTACGCTCGACCTGACGGGCCAAGATTAGGCTCCTATTGAAaacatgttttttattgttattgattCAATGATCCCCTATAAGACGTGATCAATGAGAATTAATTATTGGTCAAAAAGCATCCTGTGTGAATTTATGCTCATATTGAAAACATGCTTTATTGTTATTGACTTGATGAGAATTAATTATTGACCAAAAAGCATCATTTGTGGCTTAGGTGATGACTACTATTGTGGTAGTTGAAATGATGACCCTAATTTAGGTCtatattgacaaaaaaaaatgaacagaaATATCTAAAAAGTAGAGAAACAGCctaagtttagactcatattggaCAAGAGGATGAACAGGAAGTACCTAAAAAGTGGAGGGTTGGGCATTGGATTGGAGCAGAATATGCCTGTTCAGCCACCGTTGGTGATTTGAACTTTGCCCCTCCAATTATTATAAGAAACTTTATTTTAGGCACTTTCTTTAGTGCCACACCCTgcacacaaacaaaaaacaattcAGCCCCACCACCAGAGACGGAGACTAATGTTGGTCAATCAACAGAATGTTCAGTGTTCACCGCACCTTCCCTTGCATCCCTGGTAGCCCAGCCGACAGTATCGCTCCCTGCGTTGTTTATGCACATGAAATCAACTAATTGAATAAAAGGAAcgtttttcttctcattttttccttctaattttCTCAGTAACCAAACAGAAAAAAATTAGCTAGAACGAAGCAGACTACGTGCCTGTGAGAAACCCAGGAGCCCGTCAAACGGTCCGTGCTTTATCATGTAATCCTCGATATAGGCAAGGCACTCGTCGAAGTTTGTGTACTCCGAGAATTCCTGATACAGAAATGATAAGCGATTCGAACATAAACAAGGATTATAAAGATTTCGAAACAGAACTGACCTTGTTAAACTGGAACCACTCGTAATAAGGAGGATCGAAAATGCCTTCAACGTCAGATTTCCCTTGGGCAGGAAAGGGCCCATCTGGGAAAACAAGATCCAGCTTATCGAGCACCGAATCGGGCCACTTCATAATCTGTTTCTTGAGAATTTCTCCGCTGGTTCTGAATCCATGGAGGCACAGAAACCTCGGTTTCTTCGCAATCCCAGCAGCCTCAGCCTCTGTTCCCATGTTTGGAGTTTGCTCAATTCTTTTTTGTCCCTGTATTTGTTATATCTCTGTTGAGTTTCCGGAAGTTCTGGAGGGTATAAATATGTGTGTCGGGGGTAGATGAACGGGGAGCCAACCGTGTGGGATTATGTAAGGAATGACGATGAATACAATTTTTGGTTAAATATGATTGATGGCTGAGATTTGGACTGGAATGAATTCTTGTCTATTATAAGACAAGCATTGAATTACGCGATTACATTCTTTACAAGGAGATGCGGACATTTGACCTGCACGTTATAGTACATAGATTATTATTATAAGAAAGTATTGAATTACGTGATTACATTCTTTAAAAGGAGatgcataaattttttgttataattttaaggAATTGAAAGGAAGTAGAAGCAGCAAGTAGGGAGATGAGAGAGGGGTTTGGCTCAATTCATTTGTACACGTATTGTCTGTTTTGGACCTTAAACTTCACACTGTTTTGTCTTTTAAAAAGAGTTCTCTATAATTGAGAGGAGTTGTGCTCGAACTTATAAACCACATAGTTGGTTCTCACAGTCTCACCTAACCGATGTGGAACAGTTTGTATTTTTAACACTCTCATGTACTTGTGTGCTTGGTTATGGGATAAGGGAGACCTAATAATTAGATTATATGGATGGAGGTCTTTATGATCGAGTCTATGCTCCGATaacatgttataatttgaacgAATTGAGAGGGAGTAGAAGAAGAAAGTAAGGAGATGAGAGAGGAGTTTGACTCAATCCACTTGTAGAGTAGAGATACCATTCGCTTTGGCCCTTAAGACCCACacgattttgtccttaaaatgGTCATCTACAATTTAGTGGAATTGAGAGACTCTCACCTAACTTATGTGAGACATTTTGTATTTCTAATCTTGAGCGAACGCGTTTTCTTAGCTATTATATGTTATTACATCTTCCGAACAATGCTCTGTGTTTGCAAGCACAACAAGTCACCAAATGTTGGCAATGGATGTTGAACTCTGATTTCTTAATCAGAAGGGAGGTATTTCCCGGAAACTAGTGTTTTGTTGGTTCTGAAAATaagcaacaattttttttttgcaaaatatGAATTACATTAGTTATGGGGCTGTACCCAGCACAGTTTGGATGAATTGATATTTCCTATTAATATTGTCTAGTATATCAATAATGTATTTTAACTTGTAAAGATTGGTGAAATTAGTGGTCATCTATAGAAGAGATATTGTTAGCTCTGAGCCTAAGAGCCACACGGTTTTATctttaaaaatgatttagaTCTCTTGGTTGAAAGGGATTTgatctttacttataaaccatatTGATAGCTTACATATAATCGATGTGAAATAAAAGTCTTAACAGTAAAACAGCAAATGAGAATGATCAAAGCCCAGGAGGGTCTGAAGAACAATGCAAGGAAGTTGAACAAGAATTTCATCAAGTATGGGTCAAACCATATTGTTCACGCGGTTCTTTTTGCACTATTTCTATTCTTTGTGGTCTACATGTCGTCCAAGATCTTCAAAAAGATGAAATCTTGGTGAATCTTCTGTGGGCTTGCACGCCAAAGAAGTTGGTTCCCATAGGCCACTAGGATTGTTCATACTAGCGAGGATGCAGGTACGATTTCTGTAATATCCAAAGAATGAACACCCAGCGAAAATTTACCTCTCGCGCACATCCAATGCGCTAGATGAGTACTTTTTTCTGTTGCTGCTAAGAACCCCTAACAGTCACTAATGGAATTTCCGGGACGATTCAATCTACTAGCCAACAATAACAACCACCAAGAAAATTCATCAACACATTAGCGGGAGAGACCGATGTCCCAAACATCACAGAGCCTTAGATGAAATAGGAACAAAACATTAGCGGTACGAGGAATATAATTGAAACCATGTTATTCCAAGTTGAGTTAAGGATCTGCCACGGTGCTTTCAAAAAGCTCACAGCCATCTCCTGCGGAAAAATAGCAATGAACTGTACAACCAGCAGCAAAATTTAAGAAAGCCACCCTCGCATTTACAGATTCTGTACATAATCTTCTCAGTTAATCCAGTAGTACCATTATTGGGTAACAATATAAACATGAAAAAGGAAAGGAATTACAGTCAAATCAATGGACAAGAAATAACGCCATACTTACAAGACACAGTTGTCTAGGCTTGTACTCGTCTTTCCCCACAGAAATTAGCTACGGTGCCCACTAATCTTCAGTCCTCAACTGAAAAACATTGGATGTAATGATGTTAGAGGTGTCAGTCTGTCAGCAGGATCAAAATGCTCTACAGAGATTGCTAGCGGTCAAGTTAGATGAATATTGCTGCTCGATCGGGCCTGTTGGCCCACACAGCTTGCTCCTCTTTGGCTCAGAAATTCTCACGTTAGAAATTGCCACCGCAAGTGCATCAACAAGACCACTTTCATCCTTTTCTACTGACTCACAGCTAGAACTTTCTGACGATGAATGCAAAATCGAACCCTCACAGATGGAACCGCAATTTATCTTGCTGCTGTCAAAGTTGGAGTCACGTGCACCAGCTAGTGGGCGAGAAGGTTCCCCAGCTTGATTCTTCAATTTTGACCTGATAGATAACGTCTTCAAAGTGCGCTCTGTGTAGAACAGAACCCAAGGATGCCCTGAAAAAGCCAATTCCATTgtcaattgaaagaaaaatgcacaaaatccaGCCTCTAATTAGTCCTTTGAGAAGTTCAGAACTAAGAAATCAAAACAGTGATAGGTAATGATATgcaaaagagagagatgaaTGAAGAGAGAATTACAGTTACTGGCCAAAAAAGTTAGTGCGGCATATGTGAAGTTGTGAACCCAAAGAGATGGAGAAATGAGCATATATCAGCACAAAAAGAAGTTAAAGGATTACGAATCAATGAAAAAATTCATGCAAACAAATCAAGTTGCATAAAGACCCAAAGAAAAGGCATAGAAACTTACTCAACACTTCCTCAGCCGTTATCCTTGCAGTAACATCCCTTGTAAGCATCCTTCCTATCAAATCACGTGCAGGTTTAGATATTAACTCCCATCCACCCGAGTTAAAATCAAGCTTTGCATTTTTTATTGCCTCAAAAACTGCCTGTAAGGAGTCTCCCTGAAATGGAAGTGATCCAACCAGAAGCACATGCAAAAGTACTCCAGCACTCCATATGTCAACCTTCTCTGAATAATCCCCCAACAGAACTTCTGGGGCAACGTAAGCTGGACTTCCAGCTAAACCAGACAATGTTTGACCTGACATGGATGAGAAAACGAACTCACAATATTATCAAgttgagttaaaaaaaaaaaatactgacaTTTGAGAAAATTGTTTTAAGAAATTCTATGCAAGTGTAAGAATACCTGAACATACTCATCAATGAAAAGATctatatcaaacaaaaatctAAGGGTAGAAATAAATGATTGGACATAAAGAGAACACTTTATCAATGGTAATCATCATACCAAAGAAAGAATTTCAGAGACAGCAATATTTATAATCAAAATTGGCAGGGTTGTACAAAAAAATCTCACAGAAATAATCCAATTAAATTCGATAATGATTTATTTATACCCAATTTCGTGTACCCTTGATCACATGCAGATCATTTTAACCAGCAACATATAAACTTGCCTACTAGATGGTTGAACAATAAGTAACAATAGTCTATAATAATGCGTCCTTACATATTCCATTCTCTAAAAGAAAAtctacaaaacttcaaaaagttCCACACTTCATCACACAAACTCCAAGAATGTTTCTTATTCGAATGTCAAGAAGGTAGATGACCAGAGATTTTTAGCTTTGTTTTCAGGCATCTCAAATTCTCAATCAAGGAACCATCTTATTCACTTTGTTTATTTAGCTCGTCCCATTACAAGCTTCTACACTTACACACTGAAATTTGCACCAGCATAATGGAAGtttattttgattcttttttaaGTGCACCGACAGCAATCATAATATTTATCTCTATCAGTGAACAAAAAGGTCATGGGATCAATCCCACATGGGTGATTGTTCGTAACTACAAACTGAAAGAAAAATACTGAAGGAGAGGGGGCAGAAAAGCATCGAATAACCATAAAAAGTGGGAATAGATACCATTTGAAATTCTCATTGCAAGGCCAAAATCTGCAAGCTTTATCTTTCCTGTTGTTGTAAGTAATATGTTCTCTGGCTTTATATCTCTGTGTACAACACCCATGTCATGACAATACTTAACAACGGATATCACATCCTTGAATATATTCGCAGCACGTTGTTCTGAATACCGTCCTTCCTTCACAATCTGGTCAATCAAACGTCCTCCAGAGCACAACTCCATCACAAGATGAAAACACTCTGTCTCCTCATACACAGAATGCAACGTCACAACTCCAGGATGCCCTGACAAGTGCTGCATTATCTCCACCTCCCTATGAACGGTCTCCTCACCTTTTTGCAAAGTCTTACATGCAAAATCTGCCCCACTTACCTTTGACCTGCACAACCAAACAGACCCAAATTTACCATGCCCAATTGTGGCACCTGAAAAATAGTCATCTTCAATCTTGTTTTTTCGACCCGTCTGGGTAGCAACATCAATGCACCCTATCTTCCTCTTAAGACCCCTTCCTGGTGGTACCAATAATGAGGCACCGCAGGGTGGAGCAGTAGCAATGCCTGCAAGCCTACTTTTGCAAGAATTATTAGGTTCGGTGTCCGCATCTTCTTTGCACCTCTTCTTTAACCTAGCATAATCTTCTAGCGAATAATGAGACCTAAGATTTGATGGTCGTGAATCACGAGCTGGTGCTACTTCTTCCGCCACATTTGGGCACTGATCACCTTcacttcctttccttttcttcctcaTTAATCCGGATCAACAAACACTTTCCACTGAATGTAGCCAGAGGGGATTGGAGTTATGTATTTGTAGAGTCATACACTACAGGGTTTTCGTATCTGcaaccaaatgaagaaaaaaaaatccatcggCAAAATCTAATCAAGACCTCGCACACTTTTACATACTCTGGGTTTGCTTGATCGTTCAGTAAATGGAAAATAGAATAACCCATAAACACTATTAATGGAAGAAATCAGGATCCCATTGTCTCTAACTGCTTTAAAATTGGACAGATTTTTTCAGTCGTTTGTTCTAAATTCGTGATGCATGAACCAAATTGTCAACAAAATCAGAGTACGTCTGTATGAAATTCATAATTACttcaaaacaaacaagaacaGAATATTAGGGCAAAGAACGAACCTTTGAAGTAAGACAATGCTCTCCAAGATTCAGAGATCAGTGAGATCAACGTCGATGTCGCGAAAGGATATCAAAATCGAAAACATGGGTATTGTGTGGAAGATTCGACGATTAGAAGTTAAAATCGGAGAACGACAACGGCAAATCCCATTACGATATTGGGGACTGATCGAGTCGTAAACCCTAGAATATCAGATTTCAGATTCGTCCCAAATTATTATTGAATAATCTTATTATCCGAAATAGTGAAAGGAGGTCTGAGATTTTACGGTTCTCGTGTTTCTTTCGCGCAAACCGACGTGTCCATGTTAAATAGGAGTATATGTTATGATCCCCGCCAATGTTTTTCATTGGCTACAATTCCATCTCAAAACCATCTTAAACAATAGACTTCGTCGATTGGGAGTGTTTTGTATTTTGATGAACCCAAATGAGATGTTATCAGGTAAAAAATTATGGTGTTATGAGATAAGTTTTGTTGACAAACAATATTTGATGTGTCACAACAAAATATGATGAGGCGAGTTGATGTGCACTTGACTATTTGGATGCACACAAAATTTGAGATAAGATTAACTTTTGTTTAACTTTAACTATGATTTaagttattattttatattttatgacgaattaaaaaaattattaatatatattacatattaaTACATGTATATTGCATTaaaaaacataactttgttaGCAAAGTCTTTGTATCAAAACTAAACCCTACAAGTCAGTTGACACATGGCAAGGCGGGATCCACAATGTATAAAAGGCGGTCAATCTCCTAGTGACATGTGGCGGAGGCAAAgagatttttttatattaattggtgttcattttgcaggttttaaattgattgttgacTTGAAATCTAGGGATTAGTTCTTAGAAATCAAGACTGTCCAAGAAGCTATGATTCAGGGAGTTTGGTCCTAAcggataaattatttttaaacgtgatttattggattattaCCGAGATTTTAGTAGGATGACATCAAAGAGGGACCTAGAGAACGGAATTTTATTAGCTTAACAACCtaattttctctcaaacatgTTTCCAGCTGAAACACGTCTCTACGCAGCTCAAGCCACATTCGTCCTGCACCACTCAGAAGTATCCATTTTCACACGATCTTTCGTGCAGAAAAAGTAACGAAATGATCGTCATGAGTCATGTTCCCATATTTTGGTCCATGAAGCCTGAAGACTAGTGAAGCAGAGACTGCCACAACATCCAAGAGAGTCCATTTCCTCCAAAAGAAGCAGCACGACCAGAAGGACATTGACATTATTCCCACATTTAGGAGAAAGTTACAGTTACAAGACCCACTAATCTAGACACTCCAACAAGCAGCAAGAGAGCAGTTTTGCCACGATTCTCGTAATGTTCCCACAACCAACACCTAAAGCAGAACAGAAGAAGTGTTCATCTcttagcactataaaagaagaagaggaagaaacatCCCCGCGTCAAACACATATCTAGCGTCTTCAATActttatttgctttcttaggcatgactccgaccacttatctttttatttagcatggctccgTGCCAACTAATACTTAGATTTACATTTTCAAAAGCCCTCAcggctatgttttagtttaaacTTGTAAAGTACGCTTACATCTCAAGATGTCCAtttttcaatgaagatcctgatgCATTTCAGCAAtacgttgtttttcatttcacttCAATAGGAGCTCTTTTCATTCCGATGATTAGTCTTCTGTTTTTTCtgctttttttttggattgacACTCCGggcattttaagtcattttcccGACAAGGCAAACCTCAAGCCAGTAATTTATGCTCTCTAACTGCGCACAACCTGTTTGGTGGAGAGGTTAGATTCGGTGCAGCATCCTACAAACCATcatatcaaatcctttgggttGCAGCAAGCCCTGACACACCTGCAAATTCAACAAAACTCATGTTCCCAACAACCAGAATTGTGAGATCTCCAGTCCAACGCAGAAGAAGATAAACATATTTTTGACGCGCCAGGTGGAACGTAAGTATCAAAAGCAATCAACATTGTGATGTCTTCTATCCAGTGTAGAAGACGATAAACACAAAGAAACAACATAAATTATTGTTATAATGTCAAAAATATGTGCCATAAGTTTTTTTTCatacataacaaaaaaaaattattcggaGGGTAGAGAAGGCTTTAACTACACAAGTGGCCTTCTACTCTAgctacttcttcttcttgtctcaACATATCATATCAAATCCTAAATCATCATTTCAATTTCGTTGTAAaataggggttttttttttatctttcctACAAGTGGATCATAAACATTTACTGCATCTGATGGGAACTACTTGAGGATTTGAGATCTATTGGAGATGAAATCAAGGTTCAAACAACCAAATCTGACCTCTTTCCCCAAACCTCATATCTTCTTCTAGCAGTTCATGCTCTTTCCCCCAAACCCCTTCATGTCTTCTAACAATTCCTAATTTCTCTCTCCTACGCAAATCAACAAACACTTTTTTCAAGCGATGCTTGAAGTGTTCCTTCAATTAGTGTCGTATCCTGAACCACCAAAGATTCCATGGAAGGAGCTGTGTAACTCGGAAGGAGTTGTATATGCGATTTAGGATAAAATTGCAAGAAGCAAAATAGTCAGTGGGAATTGTGAAAATACCAGCACTTTTTTTTTATGCCAAGAGAGTGGAGCTCCGTGTTTTTTTAAGTGGAACTAAGTTTTTATGGATTGAGTTTTCCAAAGAAGTAGCTATGTGCTGCTTCAACCACCATCGCTACTTCGAGTAGTGGATTTGTACCGAAACTCGCAGCCAAACACTTAGGTGACTGAAACGAAACTCACAGCCAAACACCCAAGTGACTGAAACGGACAGTTGCACCACAAATTGTGGAGTTTCAATGGTGACAAATGGGACCCCAAGCGGACCCAATATTTTTGTGTGGAGAAAACGATATATGAATGATGGACACATATCACATTAACATGCTATGATTATTCTTATATAAAATCATAAGAAATAAATAGTATTAAAGATTTATGTATAAATTTAAATTAGTAGTATACTTGCGCTTCTGTAATTGATATGGAAAATACTTGTAGAATTACATATGCTAAAAGATATTCGTTCGCCTCTCTCCATCAGATTTAGAGAAAATATCAACTCATTTCACATTAAccttatatttagtgttcttatatgcatatataatgtCCAATTATAACATTTAGCGATATATGAGTCATTTTGAATTTTCATGATAGCTGTAAATCGTGTTAAGTCAACACACATATACAACATAGATGACACAATTATGATTCAATTGAACTTACGACAGTACTTCACATCTATCACTCGTGCCAAAACAACCATAAAACAAATCGATAATCAATTGAGGAACAATCAACTTAGATTGAATCATCAAATTGCAAGAGTGAAGAGAGTGACCAATTGACCTTGATGATACCAAAATGACCTCCTCTCAATACCTGTCATGTGTCTTAACGCCTAGCACAAAGGGTGAACATCAAAGGGCGAGCACCCCAGGACAAGCATCAAAGAAGACGAGGAAGATAGCTTATCGACAAGATCGATAAACCACTCATCCATAAGACCAAGAGTATACACGAGGACTAAGAGTCCCTGAGAACATCAAAGTAAGGCGAGGAGGAGAGCTCTTCAGCATGATTGAAGAGCCACCCTCGATACCCCGCTTAGCACATATTcttgatttttaaaatatcaaTTACAAAGGAAGCAAAAAATTATGGATCCACTCACCCACGATCTCAGCTTTGATGAGGAGAGACTTGTGATATTCCATAATTGCTCTCTTCTAGCTACTATAAAAGGGGACCCCTGCCTCAGGTAAACATTCTAAGTTCTAAGCACTAAGCTCCAATCGCACTCTAGCACACTTAGGCCCCGTTTGGTAGACCATTTCGGAGGCAATATATGCTGATCAAGACAATATATGGCCTGATGCAAACAAATAGCAATTTAATGGCTCAAAAATCGagacaattttgagacaatattatTGGATTTTGAAAATGGTCCCAAATCATACAATTTTGAGACCATTTCAAGTTTCTTCCCAATTTGTCCTCATTTAATTACTAAAGTGTCGAAATTACCCTTGCCTTTTCCTCCCTCCCACTCTCCCTCTTCTCACATCTCGACACTTACAGAACCAAGCATGAAGACAACTCCATTGCCGCCGCCGACCTCCAACAATAGCCTGTATATATCGAATAGTGTCCATCGTTGAAATAGCTACATCTGCATCCGGTTCGGGTAGCATGCCTGGCATGAATATGCCTAGGTCACCGACACCTCTCTCTCTTACCCATCTTGCCTGTCATCTCTGTTTCTAGCTACGTTTGGGTACCGATTCTATGAAGGTGGAAAAGTGGGTTGTGGATAAATCAAAGGGGAGAAGAAATCGAAAGAAAATGAGCTCCTGGCCTTGGGAAATCCAATTCAACTTTCAATCTCAAGTCAAAGAGAGAAGACCTATGCCCGGCTAGAGAGGAAGAGATAGGATCAAATTGAGGATTATCTTTAtttgtaaaacaaaaaatataaaatatgaaagttt
Proteins encoded in this window:
- the LOC120000777 gene encoding dihydrofolate reductase-like isoform X2; its protein translation is MGTEAEAAGIAKKPRFLCLHGFRTSGEILKKQIMKWPDSVLDKLDLVFPDGPFPAQGKSDVEGIFDPPYYEWFQFNKEFSEYTNFDECLAYIEDYMIKHGPFDGLLGFSQGAILSAGLPGMQGKGVALKKVPKIKFLIIIGGAKFKSPTVAEQAYSAPIQCPTLHFLDEKSLPMVMEFLERIQKMNVQ
- the LOC120000777 gene encoding dihydrofolate reductase-like isoform X1, whose protein sequence is MGTEAEAAGIAKKPRFLCLHGFRTSGEILKKQIMKWPDSVLDKLDLVFPDGPFPAQGKSDVEGIFDPPYYEWFQFNKEFSEYTNFDECLAYIEDYMIKHGPFDGLLGFSQGAILSAGLPGMQGKGVALKKVPKIKFLIIIGGAKFKSPTVAEQAYSAPIQCPTLHFLGEHDFLKQYGKELLESCVDPVVIHHPKGHTIPRIDEKSLPMVMEFLERIQKMNVQ
- the LOC120000965 gene encoding serine/threonine-protein kinase PEPKR2-like; translated protein: MRKKRKGSEGDQCPNVAEEVAPARDSRPSNLRSHYSLEDYARLKKRCKEDADTEPNNSCKSRLAGIATAPPCGASLLVPPGRGLKRKIGCIDVATQTGRKNKIEDDYFSGATIGHGKFGSVWLCRSKVSGADFACKTLQKGEETVHREVEIMQHLSGHPGVVTLHSVYEETECFHLVMELCSGGRLIDQIVKEGRYSEQRAANIFKDVISVVKYCHDMGVVHRDIKPENILLTTTGKIKLADFGLAMRISNGQTLSGLAGSPAYVAPEVLLGDYSEKVDIWSAGVLLHVLLVGSLPFQGDSLQAVFEAIKNAKLDFNSGGWELISKPARDLIGRMLTRDVTARITAEEVLRHPWVLFYTERTLKTLSIRSKLKNQAGEPSRPLAGARDSNFDSSKINCGSICEGSILHSSSESSSCESVEKDESGLVDALAVAISNVRISEPKRSKLCGPTGPIEQQYSSNLTASNLCRAF